A stretch of the Solanum dulcamara chromosome 6, daSolDulc1.2, whole genome shotgun sequence genome encodes the following:
- the LOC129893073 gene encoding condensin complex subunit 2, whose amino-acid sequence MAEILSPNSKLKGPFSPTKFVLGSNDDKLERAQARAARAAVIRRKPIPVAPPPSADPCLDKEQILELFQNCIKLASENKINQKNTWELGLIDHLCEIVKVEQENDSETNFQKASCTLEAGVKIYSMRVDSVHSEAYKVLGGINRVGNANEQDPVVEDANAENDQEEGRIRKEQDRKLSPLSTLESSFDSLNVKKFDAAFAVDPLYHQTSAQFDEGGAKGLLLNNLGIYGKCHVLFDSFEIPGKSVPEAIRHDRTDSIDISFAKDCVEEMLLNMPKKDEISPSLRHIICQFSGEMNGEMPELAETDFSDQIPPEQNSESFGLDVDVDAFDNCGAWPMDHDDGIGLSEQGPHDVDQISSNQQEDSQPFTFPDAEDDDRSERVDGYLFLSLGFSSKHNSWAGPDHWKYRKVKVSEEPSNEDGSPVKTKKTKNRKAEPEIDFTKALDTDLSHVFAPPKNLKLLLLPANRTPCNRLLPEDCHYQPENLVKLFLRPNVTCLARRGKQIPDEAGQQNEDFGAMPSWDDDGGYPGAFDDGNAFSDVEESSTLVSQPRQVNKIEVQYDKTSKQVDVQVLKETLWDQLNQTSVEEEGVSFKHILAAFPNECRASASVDAISPHLCFICLLHLANEHGLQIQGCLSLDDLSIQLETHNNGLPNAVA is encoded by the exons ATGGCCGAAATCCTAAGCCCTAATTCCAAACTGAAAGGCCCATTTTCTCCGACGAAATTCGTCTTGGGCTCCAATGACGACAAGCTTGAACGTGCTCAAGCACGCGCCGCCCGTGCTGCCGTCATCCGTCGCAAGCCTATCCCTGTCGCGCCTCCTCCATCTGCAGATCCTTGTCTTGACAAGGAGCAGATTCTCGAACTCTTCCAGAATTGCATCAAACTCGCCAGTGAAAAT AAAATTAATCAGAAGAATACTTGGGAGCTCGGTCTAATTGATCATCTCTGCGAAatagttaaagttgaacaagaGAATGATTCCGAGACCAACTTCCAGAAG GCAAGTTGTACTCTTGAGGCTGGAGTTAAGATTTATTCAATGAGGGTGGACTCAGTACATTCAGAGGCATATAAAGTTCTTGGAGGAATCAATCGTGTTGGTAATGCAAATGAACAAG ATCCTGTTGTAGAGGATGCCAATGCTGAAAATGACCAGGAGGAAGGCCGTATCAGAAAAGAGCAAGATAGAAAG TTATCACCTTTATCAACACTGGAGTCATCATTTGATTCTCTCAATGTGAAGAAATTTGATG CCGCTTTTGCTGTAGATCCTCTGTATCATCAGACATCAGCTCAGTTTGATGAAGGTGGTGCGAAGGGTCTTTTGTTGAATAACCTAGGAATCTATGGTAAATGCCATGTCCTTTTTGATTCGTTCGAGATACCTGGGAAGTCAGTACCAGAAGCAATTCGGCATGATAGAACAGATTCCATTGATATATCTTTTGCTAAAG ATTGTGTTGAAGAAATGTTGTTGAATATGCCGAAGAAGGACGAGATATCACCCAGTCTGAGGCATATAATTTGTCAATTTAGTGGAGAGATGAATGGAGAGATGCCGGAGCTAGCTGAAACAGATTTTTCTGACCAGATTCCACCAGAACAAAATTCTGAATCGTTTGGCCTAGATGTGGATGTTGATGCATTTGACAATTGTGGAGCCTGGCCGATGGATCATGATGATGGAATAGGTTTGTCGGAACAAGGCCCTCACGATGTTGATCAAATTTCATCAAACCAACAGGAG GACAGCCAGCCATTTACTTTTCCTGATGCTGAGGATGATGACAGATCTGAGAGAGTTGATGGCTACTTGTTTTTAAGTTTAGGATTTTCTTCAAAGCATAATTCCTGGGCTGGTCCTGATCATTGGAAGTATCGGAAGGTGAAAG TCTCAGAGGAGCCTTCCAATGAAGATGGATCACCAGTAAAGACTAAGAAAACGAAGAACAGAAAAGCAGAACCTGAAATTGATTTCACAAAAGCATTGGACACTGATCTATCGCATGTCTTTGCTCCTCCAAAGAATCTCAAGTTACTACTTCTTCCAGCAAATAGAACACCGTGTAACAGATTACTTCCAGAAGATTGTCATTATCAACCTGAGAATCTTGTGAAACTGTTTCTCCGACCCAATGTCACG TGCCTTGCAAGGAGAGGAAAGCAAATCCCAG ATGAAGCTGGTCAACAAAATGAAGATTTTGGAGCTATGCCATCTTGGGATGATGATGGTGGATATCCTGGGGCTTTTGATGATGGCAACGCATTTAGTGATGTGGAGGAATCAAGTACACTTGTCTCTCAACCCCGCCAG GTAAACAAGATTGAAGTCCAGTATGATAAAACATCCAAACAAGTAGATGTTCAAGTGCTTAAGGAAACACTTTGGGACCAATTGAATCAAACATCAGTTGAG GAAGAAGGTGTATCTTTCAAGCACATCTTGGCTGCTTTTCCAAACGAATGCAGAGCATCAGCATCGGTTGATGCTATATCTCCTCATCTATGCTTTATTTGCTTGTTGCATCTTGCAAATGAACATGGATTACAGATACAAGGTTGTCTCAGCTTGGATGATCTCAGTATACAGCTCGAAACTCACAATAACGGTCTCCCTAATGCTGTGGCCTAA